DNA sequence from the Thermodesulfobacteriota bacterium genome:
GGTATAGCGAAAGAATAATATGAGAGCCTTCTCTTCTTGGAGTGGGGGAAAAGATAGTTCGCTGGCCCTTTACCTTGCAAAAAAGTCGGGGATCGAATGTCTCTACCTCCTCAACATGATCGGAGAGGACGAAGAGTTTACAAGATCCCATGGTCTTCCAAAGGATTACATTAGGATGCAGGCATCCGCTATTGGAATCGAACTTTTGCAGGTTAGCACTTCTTGGGAAGAGTACGAAAAGAAGTACAAATGGGCTCTAAAGAAACTTAAAAATCAAGGGATCGAAGCTGGCGTATTCGGAGATATTGATCTTGAAGAACACAAAGAATGGGTAGAAAGGGTGTGCAAAGAGGTAGATATCGTACCTTTTCTTCCACTTTGGAAAATGGAGAGAAAGAAGGTGATAGAAACCTTTATCGCGGAAGGGTTCAGAGCGATTCTCTGCGCAACTAAAATAGAGGAGCTTGTCCCTTACTTGGGGAGGGAGATAGATGAGAGTTTTCTTAGGGAGATCGAGGAAAAATCGGTTGATCCCTGTGGTGAAGGTGGTGAATTTCACACATTCGTCTATGACGGACCGATCTTTAGGCGACCAATTAGGATCAAAAAGAACGATGTAGTTTTAAGGAGAGGATCTTACGTTTTGAGATTCGATGCGGTGCTTAGTTGATTTAAAAAGAATAGTACCAATTTTTTTTCTTCTTTCGATTACCTTTAGCTTTGCCAACGCAAAGATAGAACCGAGGATCGTTTCCCTTTCGCCGCCAGTTACCGAAGAGCTCTTCCTTCTGGGTATGGGGGAAAATGTGATTGCGAACACGATTTACTGCCAAAGGCCAAAGGAGGCCAAGTATAAAGAAAAGGTCGGCACAGTTGTGAACGTGAACTTGGAAAGAATAATAAGACTTAGGCCAGATTTCGTTTTCGTCTCCCCACTTACCGACAAAAAGGCCGTAGAGAAAATGAAAAGATTTGGGATAAATGTCTGGCAATTTCCTCATCCCAGAGACTTCGAGGAGATACGTCGAAGATTTACTGATCTTTCCCGGATTGTGGGGAAGGAAGAGGCTGGATGGAAGATCGTGACTAAATTCGAAAATGAATACAAAAAGCTTAAAAACACCATTCCAGAAGGACATATAAGGCCTAAAGTCTTTGTTCAGCT
Encoded proteins:
- a CDS encoding helical backbone metal receptor, whose translation is MRCLVDLKRIVPIFFLLSITFSFANAKIEPRIVSLSPPVTEELFLLGMGENVIANTIYCQRPKEAKYKEKVGTVVNVNLERIIRLRPDFVFVSPLTDKKAVEKMKRFGINVWQFPHPRDFEEIRRRFTDLSRIVGKEEAGWKIVTKFENEYKKLKNTIPEGHIRPKVFVQLGSNPLFTANKDSILDSFISDAGGENIAKNSPTGFFSLEELILKDPDYILIVGMGMRGQKEMERFLKMRQLRASREKKIFVLDSQRFCSPTLETYVEGVKELREIFLERGRP
- a CDS encoding diphthine--ammonia ligase, with amino-acid sequence MRAFSSWSGGKDSSLALYLAKKSGIECLYLLNMIGEDEEFTRSHGLPKDYIRMQASAIGIELLQVSTSWEEYEKKYKWALKKLKNQGIEAGVFGDIDLEEHKEWVERVCKEVDIVPFLPLWKMERKKVIETFIAEGFRAILCATKIEELVPYLGREIDESFLREIEEKSVDPCGEGGEFHTFVYDGPIFRRPIRIKKNDVVLRRGSYVLRFDAVLS